One part of the Microlunatus elymi genome encodes these proteins:
- a CDS encoding DeoR/GlpR family DNA-binding transcription regulator, translating to MMCADSDAGRAEPRHVVTPSEPASRQDRRAARQNAIADAVIANGSVRIEELAEQFKISLMTAHRDLDELQARGLLRKSRGVATAQATSLVESSVFYRGAQHLDIKRALAAAAMAYVDSGQSVLLDDSTTVQQVIGLLPEVAPLTVITNSLIAINQVTGIDEISVIGLGGEYHPGFGSFMGRMTNEAIGRLRSDVVLMSAAAIIDRTVYFQASETVDTKRAMLDASAVRVLLADHTKFSARALHALADLDEFDHVITDDRTPADTIDRLRESGIDLIVVPTPAQS from the coding sequence ATGATGTGTGCCGACTCGGACGCCGGGCGGGCAGAGCCCCGGCACGTCGTCACCCCGTCCGAGCCGGCGAGTCGGCAGGACCGTCGCGCGGCTCGGCAGAACGCGATCGCCGATGCGGTGATCGCCAACGGGTCGGTCCGAATCGAGGAGCTGGCCGAACAGTTCAAGATCAGCTTGATGACGGCCCATCGTGATCTTGACGAGCTGCAGGCCCGCGGGCTGTTGCGGAAGTCGCGTGGGGTGGCGACGGCGCAGGCCACCAGCCTGGTCGAATCCAGCGTGTTCTACCGGGGGGCCCAGCACCTGGACATCAAACGGGCGCTGGCTGCGGCGGCGATGGCCTACGTCGACAGCGGTCAGTCGGTGTTGCTGGACGACTCCACGACCGTGCAGCAGGTCATCGGGTTGCTGCCCGAGGTGGCGCCGCTGACCGTGATCACCAATTCCCTGATCGCGATCAACCAGGTGACCGGGATCGACGAGATCTCGGTGATCGGTCTCGGCGGCGAGTACCACCCGGGATTCGGCTCCTTCATGGGCCGGATGACGAACGAGGCGATCGGCCGGCTGCGCAGCGACGTGGTACTGATGTCCGCGGCGGCGATCATCGACCGCACCGTCTACTTCCAGGCGTCCGAGACCGTCGACACCAAGCGGGCGATGCTCGACGCCTCGGCGGTCCGCGTCCTGCTGGCCGACCACACCAAATTCAGCGCCCGAGCCCTGCACGCCCTGGCCGACCTGGACGAATTCGACCACGTGATCACCGACGACCGCACCCCGGCCGACACCATCGACCGGCTCCGCGAGTCCGGCATCGACCTGATCGTCGTCCCGACGCCCGCACAATCCTGA
- a CDS encoding SatD family protein, with the protein MIGDLVGSRTASDRRGVHRQLTRVLDAVATELPPLDPAVVVAGDELQLSYPRLGDALQAAFLIRLRLAPEIDVRFGIGWGTVEVLDSRSGAQDGPAWWQARSAIETVEARAQHPGTRNARFCYRAGPDGEGPDEPAVEAALICRDQLMGSLSTRSMRILGGLVAGRSKTEIARTEQISTSAVSQRVQRDGLDVIVAASAMLREVG; encoded by the coding sequence GTGATCGGGGATCTGGTCGGATCGCGTACGGCCTCCGACCGGCGTGGCGTCCATCGGCAACTGACCCGGGTGCTCGACGCGGTGGCAACCGAACTGCCGCCGCTGGATCCGGCCGTCGTCGTGGCCGGCGACGAACTCCAGTTGAGCTATCCGCGGCTCGGCGACGCGCTGCAGGCGGCCTTCCTGATCCGGCTCCGGCTGGCGCCCGAGATCGACGTCCGGTTCGGCATCGGCTGGGGCACGGTCGAGGTGCTCGATTCACGGTCCGGGGCGCAGGACGGACCGGCCTGGTGGCAGGCCCGATCGGCGATCGAGACGGTGGAAGCTCGGGCCCAGCACCCCGGGACCCGGAACGCCCGGTTCTGCTATCGGGCCGGCCCGGACGGGGAGGGGCCCGACGAGCCGGCGGTCGAAGCAGCGCTGATCTGTCGGGACCAGCTGATGGGATCGCTGAGTACGCGATCGATGCGGATCCTGGGAGGTTTGGTGGCCGGACGCAGCAAGACCGAAATTGCCCGTACGGAGCAGATCTCGACCTCCGCGGTGTCCCAGCGGGTGCAGCGCGACGGGCTGGACGTGATCGTGGCGGCGAGCGCGATGTTGCGGGAGGTCGGATGA
- a CDS encoding ribose-5-phosphate isomerase: MSGWKIVVGSDDAGFDYKEALKKDLENSDLVESVVDAGVDATGHTPYPTIAIAAAEMIARGEADRALLVCGTGLGVAISANKVPGIRAVTAHDTYSVERSVLSNNAQVLCFGQRVVGLELARKLAKEWLTLHFDESSASAEKVAVISEYESKVDASADQASGSAC, translated from the coding sequence ATGAGTGGATGGAAGATCGTCGTCGGTTCCGACGACGCGGGTTTCGACTACAAGGAAGCCCTGAAGAAGGATCTGGAGAATTCCGACCTGGTCGAGTCCGTGGTCGACGCGGGCGTGGACGCGACCGGCCACACCCCGTACCCGACGATCGCGATCGCGGCGGCGGAGATGATCGCCCGGGGCGAGGCGGACCGGGCGCTGCTGGTCTGCGGCACCGGGCTCGGGGTGGCGATCTCGGCCAACAAGGTGCCCGGGATCCGCGCGGTCACCGCCCACGACACCTACTCGGTGGAGCGGTCGGTGCTGTCCAACAACGCGCAGGTGCTGTGCTTCGGCCAGCGGGTGGTCGGCCTGGAGCTGGCCCGCAAGCTGGCCAAGGAGTGGCTGACTCTGCACTTCGACGAGTCCAGCGCATCGGCGGAGAAGGTCGCGGTGATCAGCGAGTACGAGAGCAAGGTCGACGCCAGCGCCGATCAGGCTTCCGGCTCGGCCTGCTGA
- a CDS encoding dihydroxyacetone kinase family protein, which yields MSFISNDPARFSEQATAGFVAAHSDLIRAVPGGVARRTATPAGQPAIVIGGGSGHYPAFGGLVGPGLAHGAAVGNVFASPSGQQVYDVAKAVENGGGVLLTCGNYAGDVLNFNQAKERLIAEGIRAETLFVTDDISSAKPEESAKRRGIAGGLAVYKIAAAAAEAGKDLDQVVELANRVNDNIRTLGVAFTGCTLPGAHEPLFTVPEGRMGVGVGIHGEPGIDETDLPRSQELAARLWDAVIAERPEGAGDRAVIFVNGLGAVKNEELFILYNDIRALADRDGIEPVAVEVGELVTSFEMAGASLSLWWVDDEIEQLWAAPAYTSGYRKGAVQADQGEVLEDVSESAETEVGEASDASRQAARRIGGLLKTVHETIHSHADELGKLDAIAGDGDHGIGMERGARAAVEAAEAILDREPGAQTLLVQAGQAWAAQAGGTSGVLWGAVLETIGRALGDEDKPDAGRVADGVAQADEQVRKIGGAQAGDKTMVDALIPFAQALTDGVQAGRTLAEAWTEAAALATEQAEATADLMPKMGRARPHAEKSLGTPDPGAISFALIATAVGRKL from the coding sequence ATGTCCTTCATCAGCAACGATCCCGCCCGGTTCAGCGAGCAGGCGACCGCGGGATTCGTGGCCGCTCACTCCGACCTGATCCGAGCGGTCCCCGGCGGGGTGGCGCGACGCACCGCCACCCCGGCCGGCCAACCCGCGATCGTGATCGGCGGCGGGTCGGGCCACTATCCGGCCTTCGGCGGCCTGGTCGGCCCAGGACTGGCTCACGGCGCGGCGGTCGGCAACGTCTTCGCCTCACCCTCTGGTCAGCAGGTGTACGACGTGGCCAAGGCGGTGGAGAACGGCGGCGGCGTGCTGCTCACCTGCGGCAACTACGCCGGCGACGTACTCAACTTCAACCAGGCCAAGGAACGGCTGATCGCCGAGGGCATCCGGGCCGAGACCCTGTTCGTCACCGACGACATCTCCTCGGCCAAGCCGGAGGAGTCGGCCAAACGGCGCGGCATCGCCGGCGGACTGGCCGTCTACAAGATCGCCGCCGCGGCGGCCGAGGCGGGCAAGGACCTCGATCAGGTCGTCGAGCTGGCCAACCGGGTCAACGACAACATTCGTACGCTGGGGGTCGCGTTCACCGGTTGCACCCTGCCCGGTGCGCACGAGCCGCTGTTCACCGTGCCGGAGGGGCGGATGGGTGTCGGCGTCGGCATCCACGGCGAGCCCGGCATCGACGAGACCGACCTGCCGCGCTCCCAGGAGTTGGCCGCGAGGCTGTGGGATGCGGTGATCGCCGAACGTCCCGAGGGTGCCGGCGATCGTGCGGTGATCTTCGTCAACGGGCTCGGTGCGGTGAAGAACGAAGAGCTCTTCATCCTCTACAACGACATCCGGGCGCTGGCGGACCGGGACGGCATCGAGCCGGTCGCGGTCGAGGTCGGCGAGCTGGTGACCAGCTTCGAGATGGCCGGCGCCTCGCTCAGCCTGTGGTGGGTGGACGACGAGATCGAGCAACTGTGGGCGGCTCCGGCCTACACCTCCGGCTACCGCAAGGGCGCCGTGCAGGCCGATCAGGGTGAGGTGCTGGAGGACGTCAGCGAATCCGCCGAGACCGAGGTCGGCGAGGCGAGCGACGCGTCCCGGCAGGCGGCCCGGCGGATCGGCGGGCTGTTGAAGACGGTGCACGAGACCATCCACAGTCACGCCGACGAGTTGGGCAAGCTGGACGCGATCGCCGGCGACGGCGATCACGGCATCGGGATGGAACGCGGCGCCCGGGCCGCGGTCGAGGCGGCCGAGGCGATCCTGGACCGGGAACCGGGTGCGCAGACCCTGCTGGTGCAGGCCGGACAGGCCTGGGCCGCACAGGCGGGCGGCACTTCCGGCGTGCTCTGGGGTGCGGTGCTGGAGACGATCGGCCGGGCCCTCGGTGACGAGGACAAGCCCGACGCCGGCCGGGTTGCCGACGGTGTCGCGCAGGCCGACGAACAGGTACGCAAGATCGGTGGCGCTCAGGCCGGGGACAAGACCATGGTGGACGCTCTGATCCCGTTCGCCCAGGCGCTGACCGACGGCGTACAGGCGGGTAGGACTCTGGCCGAGGCGTGGACCGAGGCGGCCGCCCTGGCGACCGAGCAGGCCGAGGCCACCGCCGACCTGATGCCGAAGATGGGCCGGGCCCGTCCGCACGCCGAGAAGAGTCTCGGCACCCCCGATCCGGGCGCGATCTCGTTCGCCCTGATCGCCACCGCAGTAGGCAGGAAACTCTGA
- a CDS encoding triose-phosphate isomerase family protein, whose protein sequence is MSRFLGVSLKMYLDHRSTLRWIADVAAIADEQSAVADGTVQLAVLPSFVSLQAAARITAGTRLELGAQDLSWADSGAFTGEVSGRDLAALGCRYVEVGHAERRRLFGEDAVIIAGKLAAAQRNGLTPILCVGEEERVDEEEAADFCLDQIAGALGDLDGELPELIIAYEPVWAIGADRPAGADHVRAVCRRLRAELADDHRPQQVRVIYGGSAGPGLLAQLGDAVDGLFLGRFAHDPQQLRQVIIEASAS, encoded by the coding sequence ATGTCCAGATTCCTCGGCGTCAGTCTGAAGATGTACCTGGACCATCGCAGCACGCTGCGGTGGATCGCCGATGTCGCCGCCATCGCCGACGAACAGTCGGCGGTGGCCGACGGCACGGTGCAACTGGCCGTGCTGCCGAGCTTCGTCTCGCTGCAGGCTGCGGCGCGGATCACCGCCGGTACGCGGCTGGAGCTGGGTGCGCAGGATCTGAGCTGGGCCGACAGCGGTGCCTTCACCGGCGAGGTCAGCGGACGTGATCTTGCCGCGCTGGGCTGCCGGTACGTCGAGGTCGGGCACGCCGAACGGCGTCGATTGTTCGGCGAGGACGCCGTGATCATCGCCGGCAAACTCGCGGCCGCGCAGCGGAACGGGTTGACGCCGATTCTCTGTGTGGGCGAGGAAGAACGGGTGGACGAGGAAGAGGCCGCCGACTTCTGCCTCGATCAGATCGCCGGTGCGCTGGGCGACCTGGACGGTGAGCTGCCGGAGTTGATCATCGCGTACGAGCCGGTCTGGGCGATCGGCGCCGACCGGCCGGCCGGGGCAGATCACGTCCGGGCGGTCTGCCGCCGTCTGCGGGCCGAGCTCGCCGATGATCATCGGCCGCAGCAGGTCCGGGTGATCTACGGCGGCAGTGCCGGCCCCGGACTGCTGGCCCAGTTGGGCGATGCGGTCGACGGGCTCTTCCTGGGCCGGTTCGCGCACGACCCGCAACAGCTGCGCCAGGTGATCATCGAAGCCTCGGCGAGTTGA